The sequence GACGCGCCGTAGCGCGGCGCCTCGCGGTGCCGCACGCTGTCGCACGTCTCCTTCATGCGGCACAGCTGCTCCTGCAGGCTGCGGTACTCCTCCAGGAAGCGCTCCAGCTGCGCGGCGTGGTAGTCGTAGGTGTTGGCGGCGGCGGCGGACGCCGACGGCGTGCCCACGATGTTGAGGAGCGGCGTGGCGCGGTCCAGCACGGGAGACGCCGGGAGGCTGGGCACCTTGCGCGGCGCCACTACGCCGCTGTCGCCCAGCGACGCGAGGTTCAGGAAGCTGCTGGACCGCTGGTGGTGCCCCACGGGCGACTGCCTGTCCCTCGAGGGCGGGCAGTACGAGGAGTAGGAGTCCACGGAGGACCTCCTGAACGAGGCGCCGCTACTGCCGCTCCCCTCCCCGCCGCTGCTGCCGTAGCGGCTGTCTGGCAGCAGCGGCGACTGGCTGTCCGAGCCCGCCCCGTAGCGGTGGTAGCGGGCGTTGACCCTCCCCCGCTCCAGCGCGACCCCTCCCCTCTTCCTGGGCAGCGTGCAGAAGGATGAGTCAGCCGCGGCCCCCCCACCCCCGACCGCGCTCGGGGGAGAAACTTCCAGAAGGTCCGGGTAGTTGACGTCACCCCGCTCGGCGAGCGGAGAAGCTTCCAGAGGCGCCGAGGTGTACAGGCTGCCGCCGGCGAAGAGGGTCTGCTTCCTCATCACGTGCTGGGGGACAGACAGGGGCGCGACCATGAGGGCCGGCTGCGGTGACCGGGCCGACGGGCTGAGCGCGTGGAGAGAGGACACCGCGTCTTGCGGCGACAGCAGTTCTTCCCTGGCAACACAGGTCGAGCATTATGAAGAAATTATTATGGCTTTACATATAAGGATTTACATACATTTCATCTAGAGCATAATCTAGGACGTACACTGGAAAAgacatatttttgtaatttttacacaATATTTACATGGCAGCAGAGTCTCAGCTGACGTTAGTGTAATTTGACACCAACATGAGATAATGTAAGAATTTTACTCCTCgtgcacaaataaaaaatactattaaaagtgTAAAAGTACAAGTAAAAGTAAATATGCCGTAACTGTTCGTTTAATTTTACCCCGTAATAATTAAACTTACGTATGCATTCATTGTATTTTTACCaacaatttcaattatttttactgCATCGTTGAGTAAATTTATGTTATCAATAAACATGTTAgctttaaatatttacaaatttttttttgtagcttatAGCGGTTAGGAAACGATGGccatttaaaaaagaattttaattttatcacttaCTTATTATCATTTACTTATTAAACTAAACATTTCTAACAATCTGAACGAATTAGAGGAATATCATACTTATGACCATTAAATTGTGTGACTACCTTTTAAccattttcataaattaaatttttttttagtataaattaaaaaattcatatttttgcaTTTCTTTTGTAGTAGTATATTTACTTTGACAATTATTAGGCACGTTTACAATGACGTTTGTGTATACTTAAAAGTACAAATTACTGATAAAAAATACAAGACACCGATTTATTTAACACTTgatgtatgtgtaattttatcCATGCATCCGAATGTGTAATTTAAAActttagttattttaaataaaagattATCATTAATGCATTTTACCGAAGCCTGTAAACCATTATGGTTTTCTAGAAACATTGTGCAAAATTACACTTactgtaccagtttttttttttcaaaataaaacgaaaaaaatattaaattaactaaaCCTTTTAAAGGGTAATTTTACGAAAATTTTTGTAGTGTAGGCTTTAGTTGCCTGAGTGATTAACTAATTTTTAACTTATGATTTAGAGGCCACGTTTCGGCATGATATGTTGCAGCCATCGTCAAACTGAAGGCCTGGTGTTCTGGTGTAGTATTTACAAAGGGACATTCACAGCCGGACTGCAGTTGGTCCTCGTGGGCATGCCATGATACTAAGATTTTCTGGCCAATCAGGATGTCACTGCTTTGCAGGTGCTGTAAGGTTGACTGTGGGCTGTTCCTTGGATGGTTGAAACGAGGCAAGCCGAAATGTCGGGAACATCATTTTCAAGAACATTGCTTCAACTACAAGCCAAGATACAGTTCTATAAGTAGAACTTTTTCTTATTCATACTACAAACCTAAGAAACACTAGGTCTGTAAAATTCTTGCTCTTACATGCTCAGGCAGTACGTGTGGCTTAGAGGGGCATAACATTAATGAAAGAAAGGCTCCATGACGACTTAAAAATTTGCTACTTTTAATTGGTAGCTCagaaatgcaaaatatttgataacTATTGTgctggaaatttggtatttcaacatgtttttcttttattgtttatataattttaaattatttttggaaattttattttctttataatttggttactttgggtgatttactctttgttaggctggtgtactctccttagttaaactttgtgccagtagaccgaagcacctttcccagagacctatctgagcttttgcaaacctaagacttcgttggcagcccgtttaatatttccctcgcttgcaggcacgtcccaggactgtaacattacttcacttcatgactaaaactgcatacagcagctctggacgagatgttaccatttctcagagacgagctgagcatagcctttaccgtcacacatacgtcttaggttcactcctggAAAGTCACGATTAGGACGCTGTTCCCAGCTTCGTTACACCCCCACCCCTCTCAGCTCACTCCGGTTCTCGGAATTTAGTCCAGGAtcaatgaccggtcgtaaaccCTGCCAGGCAGTGACAGTCTCCAAGGacgactggcataaaaaaatgtgtgtgcaaagatggacaaCACACGACTTAtagcggcagaaactgtaacgtCTTCTCGTGGAGCTGATGCTCGCGACACCTGTGGGTGAGCATGCTAACTCCCCCCTCTTGTcacctgtaggccgccagagtgcagcactaGACTTCGCCCTTATCCCCAGGTTAGAGCAGacgtcttgggcgagtcgattcttttttatttcagacacccctcaacaggtagcgctaaagtcggccagtgctaccaacttcgagacatcaaagtcagagttttttatgatgcccactcgggcaacttcggaacctttcggtccggacgtcccagttTCCTCCCCCCATTTTTGATTGatcatttacttttaattacgagacgcggtttttcgcgtgacacttcgcgtcgcgactgcagacggaccgtttgcgattatcggcgagtcgacgagacactgcaagacttccatccggccgcaaccgacgatgtagtccattaaataagggatgctacctatccctgtaatcttttttaagtagtttagtccatcTGCATAGTACAATGTGtaatagttagttttcttttaaattatttctttttaaatggtGGAAATGTCCGCGCTCAGCTGCGTATTCGCGGgctccagttcctggctggcaaCACATcggaaaatagaagccaacttccctgtctggtgagttatgatccgcgactttccccaacctccccttaatttttgcgggcattctctgcccagtttatactgtctgtgttctagttgtgatcagttttgattcggactgttcgcagacagggtccgagaaccggacgccgaattggcattttcatcaccCTTCCTCtacaacacacaggcgccctggcatcattttCCCGATGGATCttcgggaaacgaagccccgacctcctgtgcttctgtatcttttaaccttttctgaactttcttaaactacgccgtcagacgaagttcatcagataaacgTCATTTCTGGACTTTGagaatactgggatggtttaaatatatttgtattattttattggtttatgtattttttaaatgaaacctttttataatttaatttcgggtcgacccatatttttatttattctttctgaatatacctgagagctgtttaagtacgcaattgatattgtatgtttatattttttaatacctgttataaattttccttttataaatttgacgtaattatattcagacggaatcacacgttgtttctgttcattttattttaacattgtgaaaccttaaagatccccagctcaCTATAGATACAATGcagtatatataaataatacagACTATTAAAATGTTTCCATTATCTTTTGCTTAATAGTTTTAtgaattttccaatttttttgtgCTACTTTTAATAAGTGTAAAACGTacgtttacaataaaataaatacgaGCGAGTCTTTCCggtctcgccagtgatgtgtaacatctaacctcggtaacgagcaaattcacgtgtttatcatgttgcaaatacacttgcgAAAcgaaaactcggacacaaaatttaacttggaatattcttcaaaataatgccgaaaatcattaatatacatataaaataaattattgtttcaagtaaaaaaacattattgaaaaacgAATCGCACCCGCCGGCAGGATTCACTGCCTGAATTCCCAAACGTCACTTGCCACCATTaagcgcagatagcagcacgaaacaacccgGAAATGTTGAACAgttagaaacggctccgacaaGGAACTTCACAGATAGCATCACCGTGTGTAAATGCCGTGTCGCGAGAGCCGGAGGGAAGTGACTCACCGTCTGTCCAGGTAGCTGACGGACCTCGGGATGTGCAGGTCGACGTGGTCTGGCGCTTCGCCGCTGAAGACGTCCTCCGCCTGGCCGTCCCTGGCGCCCGCCGCCAGCGTCGACGGCGTGGGCGTCTCCTCCTCGTCCTCGTACccgccctcctcctcctccgtgtCGGCGCAGGGCACGCCGCGGTACTCGGCCCTCGCGCGGCGGCGCGCGACCCCGGGCGGCGAGGACGACGCGTGGTTGGCGAGCGGCGCGCCCTTGTGGTTCATCTCGATCTTCTCGTAGCTGTCGTCGCGACGCGGGGAGCCGCCCCCCAGGGGGACCCCGACCCGCCGCCGCACGCCGCACGCGCACAGCGCCACCAGGCAGCTCGCGAGCAGGAACAGCGCCGTCACGACGATGCCCGCCGCCAGCACCCGCCCCGACAGCCCCGGGTCGCCCGGCCGGCGGGACACTGACAGCGCCACGCTCGCCTCGGCGCGCCCCGCCCGGTTCTCCGCCAGGCACACGTAGGTCCCGGCATCGTGAAGCTCGGCCGACACCACCGTCAGGCTGCTGCCCTCGTCCGTGGCACTCACCAGGTACGTCTTCCTGCCCGGGGAGCCGGACAGGTTGGCGACGACCCTGTTTCGCCACAGCCAGCGCACGCGCGGCCGCGGCACGCCGCCCACGGCGCAGGCGAGGGTCACGTTGTGGCTCTCCACAGCGGAGACGGCGCCCGCTGGCGCGGAGATGTGCGGAGCGCAGGCGAAGTCGTCCAGATCGAGCCGCTCCCAGGAGCGGCCCGCCAGCCGGCGTGGCAACCTGCAAGTGGGCGGCGCTCCGGAGGGCACGTTCTTCCTGAGCATCCACTCGCGCAAAGGGCGCAGCGCGCAGGTGCAGTTCCACGGGTTGTCTGCGAGCTCCAGGCCGTGCAGGCTGCCCAGCGCCACCACGGTGGAGGGCCGCACCTGCGACAGCCGGTTGCCGTCCAGCTTGAGCCACTCGAGCGAGCGCTCCAGCCCGGCGAAGGCGCGCGGCTCCAGCGAGCTGAGGCGGCAGCGGGACAGCTCGAGCCGCACCAGCTGCGGCACTCCGGAGAAGGCCTCGTCGGCCACCCTCTGGATGGGGTTGCCGCTGAGCCGCAGCTCGCGCAGCCCCGACACGGCGTCGAACACGTGCGAGGGAACCGCCGCCAGCAGGTTGTGGCTGAGGTCCAGCTCCACCAGGTTGGTCAGCTTGCGGAAGGCGTGCCGGTCGATGACCTTGAGGCGGCAGCGCACCAGGTGTATCCGCTGCAGGTTGAGCAGGCCGGCGCCGAGGAAGGCGTCCCGGCCCAGCGACGCCAGCGGGTTGTCGGTGAGGTTGAGCACCTGGGTGCCCGCCGCCAGCCGGCGCGGCACCGACGCCAGGCTCGCGTTGGCGCAGATCACGGACTCCTTGTTGCCCTTCCACTTGCAGTCGCACAGCGAGGGGCAGTCGTCGGCGCGCAGGTGGCACGCGAGGCAGCAGAGGGCGAGCGCGGCGACCTTCCACCGCCAGGGCCGGCGGAAGGTCATCGCTCAGTCGTCGCCGTCAGCGGCCGCCCGCCGCGTCGTCCTCCTCCGGGTCCATGGCCGCTCGTCCGGGACTGACTCATCCGGCCTGCCGCCTGCAACACCATGCACCACCACCACCGACTTCAGCGTTTAACATCCTGCCGATGTCGTCTGGAACATCAAGAACCATTAACCTCAAGAATGATTTAATCAAAGTTCGACATCATGCCAACGTCGTCTGGAACATCAGGAACCATTATCATCAAGAATTATTCAATTGGAGTTTAACATCATGCCGACGACGTCTGGAACATCAAGAACCATTAACCTCAAGAATGATTTAATTGGAATTTAACATCATGCCGACGTCGTCTGGAACATCAAGAACC comes from Bacillus rossius redtenbacheri isolate Brsri chromosome 18, Brsri_v3, whole genome shotgun sequence and encodes:
- the LOC134541379 gene encoding uncharacterized protein LOC134541379, which codes for MTFRRPWRWKVAALALCCLACHLRADDCPSLCDCKWKGNKESVICANASLASVPRRLAAGTQVLNLTDNPLASLGRDAFLGAGLLNLQRIHLVRCRLKVIDRHAFRKLTNLVELDLSHNLLAAVPSHVFDAVSGLRELRLSGNPIQRVADEAFSGVPQLVRLELSRCRLSSLEPRAFAGLERSLEWLKLDGNRLSQVRPSTVVALGSLHGLELADNPWNCTCALRPLREWMLRKNVPSGAPPTCRLPRRLAGRSWERLDLDDFACAPHISAPAGAVSAVESHNVTLACAVGGVPRPRVRWLWRNRVVANLSGSPGRKTYLVSATDEGSSLTVVSAELHDAGTYVCLAENRAGRAEASVALSVSRRPGDPGLSGRVLAAGIVVTALFLLASCLVALCACGVRRRVGVPLGGGSPRRDDSYEKIEMNHKGAPLANHASSSPPGVARRRARAEYRGVPCADTEEEEGGYEDEEETPTPSTLAAGARDGQAEDVFSGEAPDHVDLHIPRSVSYLDRREELLSPQDAVSSLHALSPSARSPQPALMVAPLSVPQHVMRKQTLFAGGSLYTSAPLEASPLAERGDVNYPDLLEVSPPSAVGGGGAAADSSFCTLPRKRGGVALERGRVNARYHRYGAGSDSQSPLLPDSRYGSSGGEGSGSSGASFRRSSVDSYSSYCPPSRDRQSPVGHHQRSSSFLNLASLGDSGVVAPRKVPSLPASPVLDRATPLLNIVGTPSASAAAANTYDYHAAQLERFLEEYRSLQEQLCRMKETCDSVRHREAPRYGASTPASDDGGGLNLNPRSILRNKASSVAVTATSASSPMGGALPDVSSPLSGGAVDYGSDLPSYWLPRNPLIRRYSGGDFFQS